The following are encoded together in the Pseudidiomarina andamanensis genome:
- the dsbB gene encoding disulfide bond formation protein DsbB: protein MVTFLAKLPAQRKAWAILSASCFALLAAALFFQYQLGLEPCVKCIYQRTAVLAIGLAALIPLFAPQLLITRVLGFAGWLVASIWGWLIAREHLEIQNSENSWFIVCDTFPNFPSWMPLHEWFPNFFAAPGQCGEIDWQFIGLSMPGWMQVIFATYTIIGVAVLLARLVKFKTV, encoded by the coding sequence ATGGTAACTTTTTTAGCCAAACTCCCGGCACAACGAAAGGCCTGGGCAATTCTTTCAGCGTCATGCTTTGCATTGTTAGCTGCGGCTTTATTTTTTCAATATCAACTTGGCTTAGAGCCCTGTGTAAAATGTATTTATCAACGCACCGCCGTGCTAGCCATTGGTTTAGCCGCATTAATTCCGCTATTCGCACCGCAATTACTGATCACGCGAGTGCTGGGTTTTGCGGGTTGGTTAGTGGCTTCTATTTGGGGCTGGCTGATTGCGCGCGAGCATCTCGAAATTCAAAACTCAGAAAACTCATGGTTTATTGTTTGCGACACCTTCCCAAACTTTCCTAGCTGGATGCCGCTGCATGAATGGTTTCCGAATTTCTTTGCTGCCCCTGGGCAATGTGGGGAAATTGACTGGCAGTTTATCGGCTTAAGCATGCCAGGTTGGATGCAGGTTATCTTTGCAACCTACACCATAATCGGTGTTGCTGTTCTGCTAGCGCGCTTGGTGAAATTCAAAACGGTTTAA
- the fadR gene encoding fatty acid metabolism transcriptional regulator FadR has translation MIIKAQSPAGFAEEYIVKSIWNGHFAPGTILPAERELSELIGVTRTTLREVLQRLARDGWLTIQHGKPTRVNNFWETSGLNILETLARLDEDGMPELVDQLLSARTNISAIYIRQAVRNAPEKVVELLKEAESLEDSAEAFSQYDYRLNHDLALASGNPIYVLVLNGFKGLYSRIGNFYFSNADARKLARKYYADLSEMAADSRRDDAVLLVREYGYQSGRIWHGMRGDIPANLVE, from the coding sequence ATGATTATTAAGGCACAAAGTCCAGCAGGTTTTGCCGAGGAATATATCGTAAAATCAATCTGGAACGGGCATTTTGCACCCGGCACTATCTTACCAGCAGAGCGTGAGTTGTCCGAGCTGATTGGTGTTACCCGTACGACCTTGCGCGAAGTGTTGCAGCGTCTTGCCCGAGATGGTTGGTTAACTATTCAGCACGGCAAGCCAACGCGCGTCAACAATTTCTGGGAAACCTCAGGTCTGAATATCCTCGAAACGTTAGCGCGCCTTGATGAAGATGGCATGCCAGAATTGGTCGATCAGTTATTGTCTGCTCGCACCAATATTAGTGCTATCTATATTCGTCAAGCGGTTCGCAATGCACCAGAGAAGGTTGTCGAGTTATTGAAAGAAGCCGAGTCACTCGAAGACTCAGCTGAAGCCTTTAGCCAGTACGATTACCGTTTGAATCACGATTTAGCGCTGGCATCGGGCAATCCAATCTACGTATTGGTATTGAACGGTTTCAAAGGATTGTATTCGCGCATCGGTAACTTCTATTTCTCTAACGCGGATGCTCGTAAATTGGCACGTAAATACTACGCAGACCTCAGTGAAATGGCCGCCGATTCGCGTCGTGATGATGCGGTATTACTGGTTCGTGAGTATGGTTACCAGTCTGGCCGTATTTGGCACGGCATGCGTGGTGATATTCCTGCTAACCTAGTTGAGTAA
- a CDS encoding peroxiredoxin has product MGVLVGRKAPNFTAAAVLGTGEIVENFNLHEQIKGKKAVVFFYPLDFTFVCPSELIAFDHRLEEFKKRGVEVIGVSIDSQFTHNAWRNTAEADGGIGQVKYPLVADVKHSICRAYDVEHPEAGVAFRASFLIDEDGLVRHQIVNDLPLGRNIDEMIRLVDALNFHQKHGDVCPAGWKEGDEGMKADPKGVADYLSKNASKL; this is encoded by the coding sequence ATGGGTGTATTAGTAGGTCGTAAGGCTCCTAACTTCACTGCAGCTGCCGTACTTGGTACTGGCGAAATTGTTGAAAACTTTAACTTGCACGAGCAAATTAAAGGCAAGAAAGCTGTTGTTTTCTTCTATCCATTAGACTTCACGTTCGTTTGTCCTTCTGAATTGATCGCATTTGATCACCGTTTAGAAGAGTTCAAGAAGCGTGGCGTTGAAGTAATCGGTGTTTCTATCGATTCACAATTCACGCATAACGCATGGCGAAACACTGCTGAAGCAGACGGTGGTATCGGTCAAGTGAAATATCCATTGGTTGCTGACGTGAAACACTCAATCTGCCGTGCTTATGACGTTGAGCATCCAGAAGCTGGCGTTGCTTTCCGTGCATCGTTCTTGATTGACGAAGACGGTTTAGTTCGTCACCAAATCGTGAACGACTTACCATTAGGTCGTAACATTGACGAAATGATTCGTTTGGTTGACGCGTTGAACTTCCACCAGAAGCACGGCGATGTATGTCCGGCTGGTTGGAAAGAAGGTGATGAAGGTATGAAGGCTGATCCTAAGGGTGTTGCTGATTACCTGTCTAAGAACGCTAGCAAGCTGTAA
- the sodB gene encoding superoxide dismutase [Fe], producing the protein MAFELPALPYEKNALEPHISAETIEYHYGKHHQTYVTKLNDAVKGTDMEGKSLEDIIKTSKGGVFNNAAQVWNHTFYWHCLSPNGGGAPTGAVADAINAAFGSFDKFKEEFSAQAAGNFGSGWTWLVKKADGSVAIVNTSNAETPLTDSSVTPIMTVDVWEHAYYIDYRNARPNYLNAFWNLVNWDFVAKNFA; encoded by the coding sequence ATGGCATTTGAATTACCAGCATTGCCTTACGAGAAAAATGCACTTGAGCCACATATTTCAGCAGAGACCATTGAGTATCACTATGGTAAACATCACCAAACTTACGTGACCAAGCTGAACGACGCGGTAAAAGGCACCGATATGGAAGGCAAGTCACTCGAAGATATTATCAAAACTTCTAAAGGCGGCGTATTTAACAACGCAGCTCAAGTTTGGAACCACACGTTCTACTGGCATTGCTTAAGCCCAAATGGCGGCGGTGCGCCTACTGGTGCGGTTGCTGACGCAATTAACGCGGCATTCGGTTCATTCGACAAGTTCAAAGAAGAGTTCAGTGCGCAAGCAGCTGGCAACTTCGGTTCTGGCTGGACTTGGTTGGTGAAAAAAGCTGACGGTTCAGTTGCAATCGTGAACACCAGCAACGCTGAAACCCCGCTAACTGATTCTTCAGTCACGCCAATCATGACCGTTGACGTTTGGGAACACGCTTACTACATCGATTACCGTAACGCGCGTCCAAACTACTTAAACGCGTTCTGGAACTTGGTAAACTGGGACTTCGTCGCGAAAAACTTCGCGTAA
- a CDS encoding GNAT family N-acetyltransferase produces MNDSRKITIKFLSEAPELSTIIAKWYYDEWGTDNASMTLEAMHDIVQKKTANNDQLPLSLVIFVDDHIAGVAELKYRENKNFPEYTYWLGGIFVAPQYRGLGLASKLINKAKTVAEKLNVKQLYLQTEPKNISLYEGHNFKQLHTADHMGIQTTIMVTNFSE; encoded by the coding sequence ATGAACGACAGTAGAAAGATTACTATTAAGTTTTTATCGGAAGCGCCTGAATTATCAACTATTATTGCCAAGTGGTACTACGATGAATGGGGAACTGATAATGCATCGATGACGCTCGAAGCCATGCATGACATCGTCCAAAAGAAAACCGCAAATAACGATCAGCTCCCTTTAAGTTTAGTAATATTCGTTGATGACCATATTGCCGGCGTCGCTGAATTAAAGTATCGCGAAAATAAAAACTTTCCGGAATATACCTACTGGCTTGGTGGTATTTTTGTTGCCCCTCAGTATCGTGGTTTGGGTCTTGCATCTAAACTCATCAACAAAGCAAAAACTGTCGCAGAAAAACTAAACGTGAAACAGTTATATCTGCAAACTGAGCCCAAAAATATCAGCCTTTACGAAGGCCACAATTTTAAGCAACTTCACACCGCAGATCATATGGGTATTCAAACAACCATCATGGTTACCAATTTTTCAGAATAA
- a CDS encoding Grx4 family monothiol glutaredoxin: METVEKIKQQIAENPILLYMKGSPKLPSCGFSSQASQALMSCGQAFAYVDILQNPDIRAELPKFADWPTFPQLWVEGELVGGCDIILEMFQKGELQELINEVAARHPAPEAE; encoded by the coding sequence ATGGAAACTGTTGAAAAAATTAAGCAACAGATCGCAGAAAATCCGATTCTGTTGTACATGAAAGGTTCACCGAAGTTGCCAAGCTGTGGCTTCTCATCGCAAGCTTCACAAGCTCTCATGAGCTGTGGCCAAGCCTTCGCGTATGTGGATATACTGCAAAATCCAGATATCCGTGCTGAATTGCCGAAATTTGCTGATTGGCCAACGTTCCCACAATTGTGGGTTGAAGGCGAATTAGTTGGTGGTTGTGACATTATTTTGGAAATGTTCCAAAAAGGCGAATTACAAGAATTAATTAACGAAGTTGCTGCGCGTCATCCGGCGCCAGAAGCTGAATAA
- a CDS encoding aspartate/glutamate racemase family protein, with translation MKTIGIIGGMSWESTQTYYRLINQKVREQLGGLHSAKVILYSVDFAEIEPLQHAGDWAGTADILAEAAQALETAGADFIVLATNTMHKVSPEIELAVNIPLLHIADATAAALQVDNITTVGLLGTKFTMEQDFYRDRLESHGICVVVPELRERNRIHEVIFKELCLGKAVPQSKTDYLNIINKLAEYGADAIILGCTEIGLLISQADTKIKLYDTTEIHADQAVKFALS, from the coding sequence ATGAAAACGATTGGAATTATCGGCGGTATGAGTTGGGAATCCACCCAAACGTACTATCGGTTGATTAACCAGAAAGTGCGCGAGCAGCTTGGCGGATTGCATTCAGCTAAAGTCATTCTTTATAGCGTCGATTTCGCCGAAATAGAACCCTTACAACACGCCGGCGATTGGGCTGGCACGGCAGATATACTGGCGGAAGCAGCGCAAGCGCTTGAAACGGCCGGCGCAGACTTTATTGTGCTGGCAACCAATACGATGCACAAAGTATCGCCAGAAATTGAGCTCGCGGTAAACATTCCCCTACTCCACATTGCCGATGCAACAGCGGCTGCACTGCAAGTAGACAATATCACCACCGTCGGTCTTCTTGGCACCAAATTCACGATGGAACAAGACTTCTATCGCGACCGACTCGAGTCACATGGTATTTGCGTCGTTGTTCCTGAGCTAAGAGAAAGAAACCGTATTCACGAAGTAATTTTCAAAGAGCTCTGCTTGGGCAAAGCAGTGCCGCAATCAAAAACAGATTACTTAAATATCATCAACAAGCTTGCCGAATATGGCGCTGATGCCATCATTTTAGGCTGCACGGAAATCGGGTTACTCATCAGTCAGGCTGATACAAAAATAAAACTCTACGACACAACCGAAATACACGCTGATCAGGCCGTCAAATTCGCGCTAAGTTAG
- a CDS encoding DUF924 family protein, translating into MKLYDFADVLNFWFNELTPQQWFAKSDALDETIKHRFGATLKAASQGELWQWRESAKGRLAEIIVLDQFSRNVYRDRPASFAQDAMALVLAQEVVALKVDANFNAAEKAFLYMPYMHSESALIHQQAVQLFKQPGLETNYDFELKHKEIIDKYGRYPHRNAILGRESSPDELAFLKQPGSSF; encoded by the coding sequence ATGAAATTATATGACTTTGCTGATGTTTTGAATTTTTGGTTTAACGAGCTGACGCCTCAACAGTGGTTTGCTAAAAGTGATGCGTTAGACGAAACGATTAAACACCGTTTTGGCGCTACTTTGAAAGCAGCTTCTCAGGGGGAACTCTGGCAGTGGCGAGAGTCTGCCAAGGGCCGACTAGCCGAAATTATCGTGTTAGACCAATTTTCTCGGAATGTTTACCGAGATAGGCCGGCTTCGTTCGCGCAAGACGCGATGGCATTGGTACTGGCGCAAGAAGTTGTCGCGTTAAAGGTCGATGCCAATTTTAATGCCGCCGAAAAGGCTTTCTTATACATGCCTTATATGCACAGTGAATCGGCATTGATTCATCAGCAAGCCGTTCAACTATTTAAACAACCCGGTTTAGAAACCAATTACGACTTCGAATTAAAGCATAAGGAAATTATTGATAAATACGGCCGCTATCCGCACCGTAACGCAATACTCGGGCGCGAATCATCGCCTGATGAGTTGGCGTTTTTGAAGCAACCGGGATCGTCGTTTTAA
- a CDS encoding NADH:flavin oxidoreductase, with amino-acid sequence MFIDVSNRFTVAPMTRTSADEHGVPTELMGDYYERFAKGGFGLIITEGVYTDDRASQGYVNQPGIINAAQADAWRSIVERIHAAGSKAIMQLMHAGAQMQHSNFVDQPIAPSAVQPKGEPLSLYGDVPGWLTPKEASLSDLEHALNSFVASAKRAEEIGFDGVELHAANGYLLNEFLSTHFNQRDDEFGGSLDKRIAFVERVVRAVRNAVSDNFVVGIRIGQITVTDNDYQWPEGEAAAVKLVRVLTDAGVDFIHTTDTTVDRKPFADNSKKTLAEVVAAETNVGLIINGGIDETNYADYAAQFPNALLALGKKALANPDFPERFKAGDTLADLDFQMLLPKATLENEWKWRAQQGVE; translated from the coding sequence ATGTTTATTGATGTATCTAATCGTTTTACAGTCGCACCAATGACGCGTACCAGTGCTGATGAGCACGGTGTTCCAACTGAATTGATGGGCGATTACTACGAGCGTTTCGCCAAAGGTGGTTTCGGATTGATCATCACCGAAGGTGTTTACACCGATGATCGCGCCTCACAAGGCTACGTGAACCAACCTGGTATCATTAATGCGGCACAGGCTGACGCCTGGCGAAGCATTGTCGAGCGTATTCATGCCGCCGGTAGCAAAGCCATCATGCAGCTCATGCATGCCGGTGCACAAATGCAGCACAGCAATTTCGTTGATCAACCAATCGCACCAAGTGCCGTACAACCGAAAGGTGAGCCGTTAAGTTTATACGGCGATGTGCCGGGTTGGTTGACCCCAAAAGAAGCATCTCTCAGCGATCTTGAGCATGCCTTAAATAGCTTTGTCGCTTCAGCGAAAAGAGCCGAAGAAATTGGGTTTGATGGTGTTGAATTACATGCTGCGAATGGTTACTTATTGAATGAATTTTTGAGCACGCACTTTAATCAACGTGACGATGAATTCGGTGGTTCGCTCGACAAGCGAATCGCGTTTGTTGAACGCGTGGTTCGTGCTGTTCGAAACGCCGTCAGTGACAACTTTGTCGTCGGCATCCGAATTGGGCAAATCACGGTCACTGACAATGACTATCAATGGCCTGAAGGCGAAGCTGCTGCGGTGAAGTTAGTGCGTGTGTTAACCGATGCCGGCGTTGATTTTATTCATACCACGGACACCACAGTTGACCGCAAGCCCTTTGCTGATAACAGTAAGAAGACACTGGCCGAGGTGGTTGCGGCTGAAACGAACGTTGGTTTGATTATCAATGGCGGTATTGATGAGACCAACTACGCAGACTACGCCGCGCAATTCCCAAATGCACTGCTGGCGTTAGGTAAAAAAGCGTTAGCGAACCCAGACTTCCCGGAGCGTTTTAAAGCAGGTGACACCTTGGCTGATTTGGATTTTCAAATGTTATTACCAAAAGCCACGTTGGAAAACGAGTGGAAGTGGCGTGCTCAACAAGGCGTCGAATAA
- a CDS encoding endonuclease, with product MSVFSKQGLIKQSLLAVTCFSFFSLTAIAAPPTGYYNSVDQSNAQTLQQSLHEIIDDHQRFPYTSSSTDTWDILEAADEDPDNTNNVIDVYKNASYGKVGGGNTLYNREHSWPKSYGFPNDGSSNYAYTDAHHLFISDSGYNSSRSNKPYANCTTACTEKPTEFNNGRGGSSSQSNWTEGSFDAGTWETWSGRRGDVARALMYMAVRYEGGTHGVTGFSEPDLILTDDRNLIAQSNQGANISVAYMGLKSVLLQWHQEDPVDDLERRRNDIVYSFQGNRNPFIDHPEFATCVFENICDGSSGGGDTTAPTAPSYVSASAGSGLIALAWNQNAESDLAGYHVYRSTVAGSGYSRLTNALVTSVAYDDYSVSGGTTYYYVVTAVDTSGNESVFSNEAFATASGGTQAASVWINEIHYDNDGTDTGEFVEVAGSAGSNLSGWQLVAYNGNGGTAYATANLSGVLADQSNGFGTLNVPMSGLQNGAPDGVALIDAQGNVVQFLSYEGVMTATDGAATGQSSQDIGVSETSTTPVGYSLQLSGSGEQYSDFTWQAPQSATAGSVNLGQSFVSSAPVNAAPTAVFNTTCTYLECQFDASASSDSDGSIVAYNWNFGDGTTATGALINHTFSAAGEYTVTLTVSDDAGATDQSVALINVSAPPVTPVVWINEFHYDNKGGDRNEFVEVAGNSGSDLSGWTIVGYNGSNGEVYATVALAGVISNQQGGFGTLAFDFGGMQNGSPDGLALIDAQEQVVQFISYEGVMTATSGPAIGMQSEAIGVSETTDSSANDSLQLSGSGSQYSDFLWQNPSRSTRGNLNQGQSFGF from the coding sequence ATGAGCGTCTTTTCAAAACAAGGCTTGATAAAACAAAGCCTGCTCGCGGTCACTTGTTTTTCATTTTTCTCACTTACAGCAATTGCGGCTCCGCCAACCGGTTATTACAACTCGGTTGATCAAAGTAACGCACAAACCTTACAACAATCACTTCACGAAATTATTGATGATCACCAACGCTTTCCATATACCTCAAGTAGCACCGATACTTGGGATATTTTAGAAGCGGCCGATGAAGATCCGGATAATACGAATAATGTGATCGATGTTTATAAAAACGCCAGTTATGGAAAAGTTGGCGGTGGCAACACACTTTATAATCGCGAACATAGCTGGCCAAAATCTTATGGGTTTCCGAATGATGGCAGTTCAAATTATGCCTATACCGATGCGCATCATTTGTTTATTTCAGACAGTGGCTATAACTCAAGTCGCAGTAATAAGCCGTATGCCAATTGCACGACGGCTTGTACTGAAAAGCCAACCGAGTTTAACAATGGGCGAGGTGGCAGCTCAAGCCAATCGAATTGGACGGAAGGATCTTTTGATGCCGGTACTTGGGAAACCTGGTCAGGGCGTCGCGGTGATGTCGCCCGTGCTCTGATGTACATGGCTGTGCGCTATGAAGGTGGTACGCACGGCGTGACTGGATTTAGTGAGCCGGATCTGATTCTGACCGATGATCGCAATTTGATTGCTCAATCGAATCAGGGCGCAAACATTTCGGTCGCTTACATGGGTTTGAAATCAGTCTTGCTGCAATGGCATCAAGAAGACCCTGTGGATGACTTGGAGCGCCGTCGTAACGATATCGTGTATTCATTCCAAGGCAACCGCAATCCGTTTATTGATCACCCTGAATTCGCAACCTGTGTGTTCGAGAATATCTGTGATGGAAGCTCAGGTGGTGGCGATACCACCGCACCAACGGCACCAAGCTATGTCAGTGCTTCTGCCGGTAGCGGACTTATTGCCTTAGCTTGGAATCAAAATGCCGAATCAGATCTAGCGGGTTATCATGTTTATCGAAGCACAGTCGCGGGTAGCGGTTACAGCCGATTGACCAATGCACTTGTTACTTCAGTAGCATATGATGATTACAGCGTTTCAGGTGGCACAACTTATTATTACGTTGTAACGGCAGTTGATACCTCAGGTAACGAATCGGTATTTAGCAACGAAGCTTTTGCAACCGCAAGCGGCGGAACTCAAGCTGCCAGCGTTTGGATTAATGAAATTCATTACGACAATGATGGCACAGATACGGGCGAATTCGTTGAAGTGGCCGGAAGTGCCGGAAGCAATTTAAGTGGGTGGCAACTGGTAGCCTATAACGGTAATGGTGGAACCGCCTATGCAACCGCTAATTTGAGTGGCGTTTTAGCTGATCAAAGTAATGGATTCGGTACCTTAAACGTTCCAATGAGTGGCTTGCAAAATGGTGCACCGGATGGTGTAGCGTTAATTGATGCTCAGGGTAATGTGGTGCAGTTCTTAAGTTACGAAGGCGTTATGACGGCAACGGACGGAGCTGCAACTGGACAATCATCGCAAGATATTGGCGTTAGTGAAACCAGCACGACACCGGTTGGTTATTCGTTACAGCTTAGTGGCTCGGGCGAGCAATACAGTGATTTCACTTGGCAAGCCCCTCAGAGCGCAACCGCTGGTAGCGTTAACCTGGGCCAAAGCTTCGTGAGTAGTGCACCGGTCAATGCGGCACCAACAGCTGTATTCAACACTACCTGTACCTACCTAGAGTGCCAATTCGATGCCTCTGCCAGCAGCGATTCGGATGGCAGTATTGTCGCCTACAATTGGAATTTTGGCGACGGTACAACAGCAACAGGCGCATTAATTAATCATACGTTTTCGGCTGCAGGTGAGTACACCGTAACGCTCACTGTTTCCGATGACGCAGGTGCAACTGATCAAAGCGTTGCTTTAATTAACGTAAGCGCGCCGCCGGTTACCCCAGTTGTTTGGATAAATGAATTTCATTACGACAACAAAGGCGGTGACCGAAACGAATTTGTTGAAGTGGCCGGTAACTCAGGCAGCGACCTCAGTGGTTGGACTATTGTGGGATACAACGGCAGCAACGGCGAAGTTTACGCGACTGTTGCGCTAGCTGGCGTCATCAGTAATCAACAGGGTGGCTTCGGCACCTTAGCATTTGATTTCGGTGGCATGCAGAATGGTTCGCCTGATGGTCTCGCATTGATTGATGCTCAAGAACAAGTGGTGCAGTTTATTAGCTACGAAGGTGTGATGACGGCAACATCGGGCCCAGCGATCGGCATGCAGTCTGAGGCCATCGGTGTTTCTGAAACAACCGATTCATCTGCAAACGATTCTCTGCAGCTGAGTGGTTCAGGCTCCCAATACAGCGACTTTTTGTGGCAAAATCCGAGCCGTAGTACCCGAGGAAACCTAAATCAAGGTCAATCGTTTGGGTTTTAA